Proteins co-encoded in one Ignavibacteria bacterium genomic window:
- a CDS encoding response regulator → MQSVKLEFLEKYNYLNSLAERGHEQFTDELCDYIVNEFELQAMVLFRVNDDESLSVLGRSASAKKNYMRGASFRCPVCSLTKEKNPSFQTHSDAECQLLISEFVIYEACMTAKITDSQNGFIKFAKKTPFQRTDIDNLRSVSEFLGYILRTWSATRGESLSLPGKSASEILNDISQELRTPANSIIGFASLLGEDSLTPSQSEYVSIIKSNAQNLLLTVNDLIEAAKIDSGKIKENRTLVEIRKFTDDIIKVYASKTNPLNVEITSEFDRALPEKILVDVPRLKYIMQNILQHSIRMTERGKIVIRMGLSGKSQLSVKITDTGRGIAQDQIKNVFEPFAFSSFDGLKTSGSSGLGLTLAKKYINFLGGDISVESAPARGMLFNFTVNVEAVSELEKKIINLPAPEGSRNKVLVIEDDYATSKLLSNYLNKWGYEPTIVNTAEQTMIMIEKEKFLAIIMDIVLPNANGLELLKNIHEHKHTKNTPVIVCSIEAEQQKAFMLGAVEYFVKPIKYKFLVEVLQSYRLKKDSTVLCVDDDLPTLNLLKEAIVNAGYNALAEQSSARVMSLIEDKDLDLAIVDLDMPDPNGFELIKLIKSNSKFQRLPIIIYTGKENYQEDLMKIDGLFEDLLSKKSTNIEDLAQTINEMINRNDIPLPPQEVAKRDNVIKILLAEDYKHSQIIVTRLLKKNNFENIIVVENGEEALDNARRQHFDLILMDMQMPVMNGFEATEKIRQIPEYKDTPIVALTAFAMKGDREKCLEAGATDYIPKPIDSKEFIEKVKYYTSIKKQLS, encoded by the coding sequence ATGCAAAGTGTTAAGCTGGAATTCCTGGAAAAATATAATTATCTGAACTCCCTTGCAGAAAGGGGGCATGAGCAGTTCACAGATGAGCTGTGCGATTATATTGTTAATGAATTCGAATTGCAGGCCATGGTTTTATTCAGGGTCAATGATGATGAAAGTCTGAGCGTTTTAGGCCGTTCAGCCTCAGCAAAAAAGAATTACATGCGGGGGGCCTCCTTCCGCTGCCCTGTCTGCAGTCTTACGAAAGAGAAAAATCCCTCTTTTCAGACACATTCAGATGCCGAATGCCAGCTGCTGATTTCCGAGTTTGTCATTTATGAAGCCTGCATGACGGCAAAAATAACTGACAGCCAGAACGGGTTTATTAAGTTTGCAAAGAAGACGCCTTTTCAAAGGACTGATATTGACAACCTAAGGTCGGTTTCGGAATTCCTGGGTTACATTTTAAGGACCTGGTCGGCCACACGGGGCGAGAGCCTTAGCCTTCCGGGCAAGTCGGCCTCAGAGATCTTAAATGACATTTCACAGGAGCTGAGGACGCCGGCAAACAGCATCATAGGTTTTGCCTCGCTGCTCGGTGAAGACAGCCTTACGCCGTCGCAGTCGGAATACGTCTCAATCATAAAGAGCAACGCGCAGAATCTGCTTTTAACGGTAAACGACCTTATTGAAGCCGCAAAAATAGATTCAGGCAAGATAAAGGAAAACAGGACCCTCGTAGAGATCAGGAAGTTTACAGACGATATAATTAAAGTTTACGCCTCAAAGACAAATCCGTTAAACGTTGAGATCACCTCTGAATTCGACAGGGCGCTGCCGGAGAAAATTCTGGTTGATGTACCCCGTCTGAAATACATTATGCAGAACATACTGCAGCATTCAATAAGAATGACAGAGCGCGGAAAGATAGTTATACGCATGGGGCTTTCAGGCAAAAGCCAGCTTTCTGTAAAAATTACAGACACCGGGCGCGGAATTGCGCAGGATCAGATAAAAAACGTTTTTGAACCATTTGCATTTTCTTCCTTTGATGGCCTGAAGACTTCGGGCTCCTCGGGGCTCGGGCTTACGCTCGCAAAAAAATATATTAACTTCTTAGGCGGCGATATTAGTGTTGAAAGCGCACCAGCGCGCGGGATGCTGTTTAACTTTACGGTTAACGTTGAGGCGGTCTCGGAACTGGAGAAAAAGATCATCAACCTCCCTGCCCCGGAAGGAAGCAGAAACAAGGTGCTTGTAATTGAGGATGACTACGCCACTTCAAAGCTTTTAAGCAATTACCTGAACAAGTGGGGCTATGAGCCTACAATAGTCAATACGGCCGAGCAGACGATGATAATGATTGAAAAGGAGAAATTCCTTGCAATAATCATGGATATCGTGCTGCCAAATGCAAACGGCCTTGAGCTCTTAAAGAATATTCATGAGCACAAGCATACAAAAAACACCCCTGTTATTGTCTGCTCCATTGAGGCAGAGCAGCAGAAGGCTTTCATGCTTGGAGCCGTGGAATATTTTGTAAAGCCTATAAAGTACAAGTTTTTAGTTGAAGTCCTGCAGAGCTACCGCCTGAAGAAGGATTCGACGGTCCTGTGCGTAGATGATGACCTGCCGACGCTGAACCTTCTTAAGGAAGCCATAGTTAATGCGGGCTACAACGCACTTGCCGAGCAGTCCTCGGCCAGGGTGATGAGTCTTATAGAAGATAAGGACTTGGATCTTGCCATTGTGGATCTGGATATGCCGGACCCGAACGGCTTTGAGCTGATAAAGCTCATTAAATCCAACAGCAAGTTTCAGCGCCTGCCAATTATAATTTATACTGGCAAGGAGAACTACCAGGAAGACCTGATGAAAATTGACGGGCTTTTTGAGGATCTGTTAAGCAAAAAAAGCACGAACATTGAGGACCTGGCACAGACAATTAACGAGATGATCAACCGTAACGACATTCCCCTGCCGCCACAGGAAGTGGCCAAAAGGGATAACGTTATAAAAATACTTTTAGCTGAAGATTATAAGCATTCGCAGATAATTGTAACCAGGCTCCTGAAGAAGAATAATTTTGAGAACATCATTGTTGTTGAAAACGGCGAGGAAGCCCTTGATAACGCCCGCAGGCAGCATTTCGACCTGATACTTATGGATATGCAGATGCCTGTTATGAACGGCTTTGAGGCTACGGAAAAAATCAGGCAGATACCTGAGTATAAGGATACGCCGATTGTTGCCCTGACAGCATTTGCAATGAAAGGTGACCGCGAGAAATGCCTGGAGGCCGGGGCAACGGACTACATTCCCAAACCGATCGACAGCAAGGAGTTTATAGAGAAGGTTAAATACTATACGAGCATTAAAAAGCAGCTCTCTTAG
- a CDS encoding glutamate--tRNA ligase: MISEHPRVRFAPSPTGYLHVGGLRTALYNYLFAKNQNGKFILRIEDTDRNRYVEGAVENLINVLKWIGLDYDEGPQKGGEYGPYMQSERLDIYKKYADELIEKGHAYYCFCTPERLTELKEDQRAKGLQPKYDKHCLSLSKEEVEEKLKSGMPYVVRLNIPPDLKVAFDDIVRGRVEFDSNGIDDQVLIKSDGYPTYHMANVVDDHFMKITHVVRGEEWLSSTPKHVLLYDAFGWEKPQFAHLPLLLNPDRSKLSKRQGDVAVEDYRAKGYLKEALLNFVALLGWNAGDDVEFYHLDEMVKKFSLERVNKSGAVFDLAKLNWLNAEHLRKMPEADLLNHLKEELSNSKFKDNTLSDEYLLKVIAAMKERVSFVKEFLEKSPYFFERPEGYEENAVKKSWKENTPELLDKLIEGFERLDNPKKEDYEDVLHKTAEELQVGNAKLIHPVRLAVSGVSAGPGLFDMLDILGKEETVLRLKTAIEKIKIQ; the protein is encoded by the coding sequence ATGATTAGTGAACATCCAAGAGTAAGATTTGCTCCCAGCCCCACGGGTTATCTTCACGTGGGAGGATTAAGGACTGCTCTTTATAACTATCTTTTTGCAAAAAATCAGAATGGAAAGTTCATTCTAAGAATTGAAGATACCGACAGGAACAGATACGTTGAGGGCGCAGTTGAAAACCTGATAAACGTGCTTAAATGGATAGGGCTGGACTATGATGAAGGCCCGCAGAAGGGCGGCGAATACGGCCCTTACATGCAGTCGGAGAGACTCGACATATATAAAAAATACGCTGACGAGCTGATTGAAAAAGGTCATGCCTACTACTGCTTCTGCACGCCGGAGCGCCTGACGGAGCTAAAGGAAGATCAGAGGGCTAAGGGGCTGCAGCCTAAATACGACAAGCACTGCCTCTCGCTTTCCAAAGAGGAAGTTGAAGAAAAACTTAAGAGCGGAATGCCTTATGTTGTAAGGCTTAACATTCCTCCTGACCTTAAAGTAGCCTTTGACGACATTGTACGAGGCAGGGTTGAATTTGACAGCAACGGAATTGACGACCAGGTACTGATTAAAAGCGACGGGTACCCAACGTACCACATGGCAAACGTGGTTGATGATCACTTTATGAAAATCACACACGTTGTGCGCGGCGAGGAATGGCTTTCTTCGACACCAAAGCACGTGCTTTTATATGACGCATTCGGCTGGGAAAAGCCGCAGTTTGCACACCTTCCCCTGCTTTTGAATCCTGACCGCTCAAAGCTGAGCAAGCGCCAGGGAGACGTTGCAGTAGAAGACTACAGGGCAAAGGGCTACTTAAAAGAGGCGCTTCTTAACTTCGTTGCCCTCTTAGGCTGGAATGCCGGTGACGACGTGGAATTCTATCATTTAGATGAGATGGTTAAGAAATTCTCTTTAGAAAGAGTAAACAAGTCGGGCGCCGTATTTGACCTGGCAAAGCTCAACTGGCTTAACGCCGAGCATTTAAGAAAAATGCCTGAGGCTGACCTGCTAAATCACCTGAAAGAAGAGCTTTCTAATTCAAAGTTTAAGGATAACACTCTCAGCGACGAATACCTTCTAAAGGTAATTGCAGCGATGAAGGAAAGAGTATCCTTTGTGAAGGAGTTTTTAGAGAAAAGCCCCTACTTCTTTGAGCGCCCGGAGGGTTATGAGGAAAATGCGGTAAAAAAGAGCTGGAAAGAAAATACTCCGGAACTTTTAGATAAGCTGATTGAGGGCTTTGAAAGGCTTGACAATCCGAAAAAGGAAGACTACGAAGATGTGCTGCACAAGACAGCCGAAGAGCTTCAGGTTGGAAATGCAAAGCTGATCCATCCTGTGCGCCTTGCAGTCTCAGGCGTAAGCGCGGGCCCGGGACTTTTTGACATGCTGGATATTCTGGGCAAGGAGGAAACTGTTCTGAGGCTTAAGACGGCAATAGAGAAAATAAAAATCCAGTAA
- a CDS encoding glutamine--tRNA ligase/YqeY domain fusion protein, with protein MNAEGGNDAPLNDKKVTTEGDKTVVNGTPTQDFVRAIISEDLKTNKFGGKVHTRFPPEPNGYLHIGHAKSICLNFGVAQEFGGLCNLRFDDTNPSKEDVEYVDSIIEDVKWLGFDWGNRMFYASDYFDQLHAYAVELIKQGKAFVCDLNAQQLREYRGTLTEPGKNSPYRDRTVEENLDLFERMRHGEFPDGSRTLRAKIDMASPNLNLRDPVIYRILRATHHRTGDKWCIYPMYDFAHGLSDSVEGITHSICTLEFEAHRPLYDWFLDELEVYHPQQVEFARLNLNYTVMSKRKLLQLVQEGFVSGWDDPRMPTISGLRRRGYTPESIRSFSEKVGVAKRENTINVALLEHSIREDLNKRAQRVMAVLNPLKLIIDNYPEGQTEELEAINNPEDASMGTRNIPFSKELFIEQDDFREEPPKKFHRLFPGNEVRLRYAYIIKCTDVVKDEATGEVKEVHAIYYPETRSGSDQSGKKVKGTIHWVSALHALKAEVRLYDRLFKVEDPSVEKEGSDWKSNLNPDSLQVLTSALVEPSLKNAPRGSKYQFERQGYFCVDPDSTVEKLVFNRTVALKDSWAKIENK; from the coding sequence ATGAACGCCGAAGGCGGAAACGACGCCCCACTGAACGATAAAAAAGTAACTACCGAGGGGGATAAGACTGTTGTAAACGGGACTCCTACACAGGATTTTGTAAGAGCCATTATATCAGAGGACTTAAAGACAAACAAGTTTGGAGGAAAGGTTCATACCCGTTTTCCCCCTGAGCCTAACGGATATCTTCACATTGGGCACGCAAAGTCAATATGCCTTAATTTTGGGGTAGCCCAGGAATTTGGCGGCCTCTGCAACCTGAGGTTTGATGATACGAATCCGAGCAAAGAAGATGTGGAATACGTTGACTCAATTATTGAGGACGTAAAGTGGCTCGGCTTTGACTGGGGTAACCGCATGTTTTACGCTTCTGATTATTTTGACCAGCTTCACGCCTATGCAGTTGAACTCATAAAACAAGGCAAGGCTTTCGTCTGCGACCTGAATGCGCAGCAGCTGAGGGAGTACAGAGGCACTCTTACAGAGCCGGGGAAAAACAGCCCCTACCGCGACCGCACAGTCGAGGAGAACCTGGACTTATTTGAGCGCATGAGACATGGTGAATTCCCTGACGGCAGCCGTACGCTCAGAGCAAAGATAGACATGGCTTCTCCTAACCTTAACTTGCGTGACCCTGTAATCTACAGAATTTTAAGAGCCACGCATCACCGCACAGGAGACAAGTGGTGCATTTACCCGATGTACGACTTTGCACACGGGCTTTCCGACTCTGTGGAAGGGATTACGCATTCAATCTGCACGCTTGAATTTGAGGCCCACCGTCCCTTGTACGACTGGTTCTTAGATGAGCTTGAGGTTTATCACCCTCAGCAGGTTGAGTTTGCAAGGCTGAACCTGAACTACACAGTTATGAGCAAGCGCAAGCTTCTGCAGCTCGTACAGGAAGGGTTCGTCTCGGGCTGGGATGACCCCAGAATGCCGACCATCTCGGGCCTAAGGAGGCGCGGTTACACGCCTGAATCCATACGCAGTTTCAGCGAGAAAGTAGGCGTGGCAAAAAGGGAGAACACGATTAACGTAGCCCTGTTGGAACACAGCATCCGCGAGGACCTGAATAAAAGAGCGCAGAGAGTTATGGCGGTCTTAAATCCTCTGAAGCTTATAATTGACAATTATCCCGAAGGACAGACCGAAGAGCTTGAAGCCATTAATAACCCCGAGGATGCTTCAATGGGAACGAGGAATATCCCCTTCTCGAAGGAATTATTCATTGAGCAGGACGATTTCCGCGAGGAGCCTCCGAAGAAATTCCACAGGCTTTTCCCGGGTAACGAGGTACGCCTCAGATATGCATACATCATAAAATGCACAGACGTGGTAAAGGACGAGGCGACGGGTGAGGTTAAGGAAGTGCACGCAATTTATTATCCTGAAACCAGGAGCGGAAGCGACCAGAGCGGAAAGAAAGTTAAAGGCACGATACACTGGGTATCGGCTTTACACGCACTTAAGGCCGAAGTAAGGCTTTACGACCGCCTCTTTAAGGTTGAAGACCCATCGGTTGAAAAGGAAGGCTCCGACTGGAAGAGCAATCTGAATCCCGATTCGCTTCAGGTATTGACTTCAGCTCTTGTTGAGCCGAGCCTTAAGAATGCACCCAGAGGCTCAAAGTATCAGTTTGAGCGCCAGGGTTATTTCTGCGTGGATCCTGACTCAACGGTTGAAAAGCTTGTCTTTAACCGCACCGTTGCGCTTAAGGACTCTTGGGCAAAGATAGAAAACAAGTAG
- a CDS encoding carboxymuconolactone decarboxylase family protein codes for MERKQVYKEVEEIFGAVPSFIKTLPDQTIGSEWDLFKKLQIDDGPIPQKYRELIGLGIAAVTKCRYCAYYHTAAAKLFGATDEEIQFAVHYAKSSAGWSAYLNGLQMPFEEFKQEIDKAVEFARSQTPQTEMI; via the coding sequence ATGGAGCGTAAGCAAGTATATAAAGAAGTAGAGGAAATTTTCGGAGCAGTTCCGTCTTTTATTAAAACTCTGCCGGACCAGACAATAGGCAGCGAATGGGATCTGTTTAAGAAACTTCAGATAGATGACGGCCCTATTCCCCAGAAATACAGGGAGCTTATAGGTTTAGGGATTGCAGCCGTGACAAAATGCCGCTACTGCGCATATTATCACACGGCAGCAGCAAAACTCTTCGGCGCCACAGATGAAGAGATCCAGTTTGCGGTACACTATGCAAAGTCTTCAGCCGGCTGGAGCGCATACCTGAACGGACTGCAGATGCCGTTTGAAGAGTTCAAGCAGGAAATTGACAAAGCAGTTGAATTTGCCCGTTCTCAGACACCTCAGACAGAAATGATTTAA
- a CDS encoding cobalamin-binding protein: MEVLEKLAECVEIGKADEKTSFLPALIGQKGASELTREALEMGLTPGEILSDGLITGMNRIGEKFASGKVYIPNLLISAKAMKAAMEHLVPYFERGDAQYKGTFVIGTVQGDMHDIGKNIVKMVLQGGGWNVVDLGTNTSIDKFLEAIEKNEAKMAGLSALLTTTMLNMGKITEEIKKRFSDVKVFVGGAPLSKDYNDKIGADGYFKDPHGLAKHLDLLLNA; this comes from the coding sequence ATGGAAGTTTTGGAAAAACTTGCCGAATGTGTTGAAATAGGAAAAGCCGATGAAAAGACCTCTTTTCTGCCCGCGCTTATTGGACAGAAAGGGGCCTCTGAACTGACCCGCGAAGCCCTTGAGATGGGCCTTACACCAGGAGAGATCCTTTCAGACGGACTTATTACAGGTATGAACAGAATAGGCGAAAAGTTCGCCTCGGGCAAGGTTTACATTCCCAACCTGCTTATTTCGGCTAAAGCAATGAAGGCTGCAATGGAACACCTTGTCCCCTATTTCGAACGTGGAGACGCACAATATAAAGGAACATTTGTTATTGGTACAGTACAGGGCGATATGCACGACATAGGAAAAAACATTGTAAAGATGGTGCTTCAGGGAGGCGGATGGAACGTTGTTGACCTTGGGACCAACACCTCCATAGACAAGTTCCTGGAAGCAATTGAAAAAAATGAGGCCAAAATGGCAGGCCTGAGCGCTTTACTTACTACAACGATGCTGAACATGGGAAAGATCACTGAAGAAATTAAGAAGAGGTTCAGTGACGTGAAGGTCTTTGTCGGAGGAGCCCCGCTTTCAAAGGACTACAATGATAAAATCGGAGCCGACGGATATTTCAAGGATCCACACGGCCTTGCAAAGCACCTGGACTTACTCTTAAACGCATAA
- a CDS encoding nucleoside 2-deoxyribosyltransferase has protein sequence MKPDIDNFIKTLRGGKGTHVPVCELGVHPIVKKRFIGRDVLTLEDDIEFWRKAGYDYVKIQPTADFNPMKIGASNNLTFNEDGTMRIKWASESEGVISGWETFEQYKFPEKEDFDYSKFERVRKLLPEGMGVIGQYGDIFTMTWEMMGFEGFSMALFENPELIDALNNRLGSLVLSMFEYFAQSDAVDVIWYTDDIAYTNGLLMGPEVLDRYFFPWLKKIGDLAKKYNKPLMYHTDGILWDVFDRIVDCGVNALHPIEPKAMDIKDVKKKYGEKLCLIGHVDVDLICRGTKEEIRQKVKENVENAAYNGGYCIGSGNSIPEYVNYDNYIALLEAAREFGVY, from the coding sequence ATGAAACCTGATATTGATAATTTTATAAAAACGCTGCGCGGCGGAAAAGGAACCCACGTCCCTGTCTGTGAACTGGGAGTGCATCCTATAGTAAAAAAGAGGTTTATAGGTCGCGACGTCTTAACGCTTGAGGATGACATTGAATTCTGGCGCAAGGCAGGATATGATTACGTAAAAATCCAGCCGACAGCCGATTTTAACCCGATGAAGATCGGGGCCAGCAATAACCTGACTTTCAACGAAGACGGCACCATGAGAATTAAATGGGCCTCTGAATCTGAAGGCGTTATCTCAGGCTGGGAGACATTTGAACAGTACAAGTTTCCGGAAAAGGAGGATTTTGACTATTCAAAGTTTGAAAGAGTGCGTAAACTCCTGCCCGAAGGGATGGGTGTAATCGGGCAGTACGGCGACATTTTTACAATGACGTGGGAAATGATGGGTTTTGAAGGCTTTTCAATGGCCTTATTTGAGAACCCGGAACTCATTGACGCCCTTAACAACAGGCTGGGAAGCCTGGTGCTCAGCATGTTCGAGTATTTTGCCCAGAGCGACGCCGTGGATGTAATCTGGTACACGGACGACATTGCATACACGAACGGCCTTTTAATGGGGCCTGAAGTGCTGGACAGGTATTTTTTCCCATGGCTTAAGAAAATAGGCGACCTGGCAAAAAAATACAATAAGCCTCTTATGTATCACACAGACGGAATACTGTGGGATGTGTTCGACAGGATAGTTGACTGCGGCGTAAACGCCCTGCACCCCATTGAGCCAAAGGCTATGGACATAAAGGACGTAAAGAAAAAGTACGGTGAGAAACTCTGCTTAATCGGGCACGTTGACGTGGACCTTATCTGCCGCGGCACAAAGGAAGAGATAAGGCAGAAGGTAAAGGAAAACGTTGAGAATGCGGCCTATAATGGAGGCTACTGCATCGGAAGCGGAAACAGCATACCGGAATATGTTAACTATGATAACTACATTGCGCTGCTTGAGGCAGCCAGGGAGTTCGGCGTTTACTAG
- a CDS encoding HlyC/CorC family transporter, whose translation MIWQLTVLILLIVLSAFFSSAEFAFVVANKIKFEIKARKNNLAGKTALYFFNSSQMFFSTILIGNNIVNITFASVITLFLGYYFHLSDLGILFISTSVLLFFGELLPKYLAREMADRVLMVTIVPVRAVSFILYPVVRLTSLVSKFFSRGENLREESINMLFSREEIQMLVKESQEAGLVNESETDILTRIIELGDQRVYEVMRPRTDIVGVEISSTLDEVLQVFIESGYSKIPVYEENLDNIKGVVLAYDLFKNPQNLAAVMRPVIFVPDTKKSTEMLREFSTKRVSFAVAVDEFGGTAGILTMEDIIEELLGEIRDEYDTDDEICRNVGENTYLIGGKVEIDYINDQLNLNIPEGSYATIGGYITSHIGRIPQQGENLTIERYKILIIRSTNKRIELVRVTVITEEE comes from the coding sequence ATGATCTGGCAGCTTACAGTACTTATATTGCTAATTGTTTTAAGCGCATTTTTCTCATCGGCGGAATTTGCTTTTGTTGTTGCAAACAAAATAAAGTTTGAAATAAAAGCCAGGAAAAATAACCTCGCGGGCAAAACGGCCTTGTATTTTTTCAACTCTTCGCAGATGTTCTTCTCTACGATCTTAATCGGCAACAACATTGTAAACATAACTTTTGCCTCCGTAATAACGCTTTTCCTGGGGTATTATTTCCACCTGTCCGACCTGGGCATTCTTTTCATATCCACCTCGGTCCTGCTCTTTTTTGGTGAACTCCTCCCCAAGTACCTGGCCAGGGAAATGGCAGACCGCGTTCTTATGGTTACAATTGTTCCGGTAAGAGCCGTTTCTTTTATTTTGTACCCGGTTGTAAGATTGACTTCTCTTGTTTCAAAATTCTTCTCCCGCGGCGAGAACCTCCGCGAGGAAAGCATTAATATGCTCTTTAGCCGCGAGGAAATTCAGATGCTCGTTAAGGAAAGCCAGGAGGCGGGACTGGTTAATGAAAGTGAAACGGACATACTGACAAGAATAATTGAACTTGGCGACCAAAGGGTCTATGAGGTTATGAGACCCCGTACGGACATAGTAGGCGTGGAGATCTCAAGCACGCTGGACGAAGTCCTGCAGGTCTTTATTGAATCAGGTTACTCTAAGATTCCCGTTTACGAAGAGAACCTGGATAACATAAAAGGTGTCGTCCTGGCTTACGACCTGTTCAAGAATCCACAAAACCTTGCGGCCGTAATGCGCCCTGTCATATTCGTGCCCGATACAAAGAAGAGTACTGAAATGCTGAGGGAGTTCTCCACAAAACGGGTATCCTTTGCCGTTGCCGTGGATGAATTTGGCGGAACAGCAGGCATACTTACGATGGAAGACATAATTGAAGAACTCCTGGGCGAGATCAGGGATGAATACGATACCGATGACGAGATATGCCGCAATGTGGGGGAGAATACTTACCTGATCGGCGGGAAGGTGGAAATTGACTATATTAACGACCAGCTTAACCTGAATATACCCGAAGGCAGCTACGCCACAATTGGCGGCTATATTACTTCACACATAGGAAGAATACCCCAGCAGGGTGAGAACCTCACAATTGAGAGGTATAAAATCCTCATCATCAGATCCACAAACAAGAGGATTGAGCTCGTAAGGGTAACGGTAATTACTGAAGAAGAATAA
- a CDS encoding decaprenyl-phosphate phosphoribosyltransferase — MGQSADIVYSNTLWTQVANYLRLLRVTQWIKNLFVFVPLLFSKNLFHENYFLLVLLGFLAFCLTSSAVYVMNDLFDVESDRLHPQKKSRPIASGQISERSAFVTILLLAIGIFTLSYRLDFTFILALIGYIALNVLYSVILKHLVIIDIMSIAAGFMLRVLAGAYVISVYVSSWLILTTLFISLFLAIMKRRSELGLNPLEGGSTRKVLSEYSISFTEQMATISAAGVIICYALYSVSERTISYLHSENLVYTTIFVVFGIFRFMYLVYKKSKGENATEVMMTDIPMIVNIILYVLTAIYIVYF; from the coding sequence ATGGGGCAATCTGCAGATATTGTTTATTCTAATACTCTATGGACACAGGTGGCTAACTACCTGAGACTTTTGCGTGTTACACAGTGGATTAAAAACCTCTTCGTTTTTGTCCCGCTCCTGTTCTCCAAGAACCTTTTCCACGAGAACTACTTCCTCCTTGTGCTTCTTGGATTCCTGGCTTTCTGCCTTACCTCTAGCGCCGTATACGTAATGAATGACCTTTTTGACGTTGAAAGCGACAGGCTGCACCCGCAGAAAAAATCCCGGCCTATTGCAAGCGGCCAGATCTCGGAAAGAAGTGCCTTTGTAACAATTTTGCTGCTTGCCATCGGCATTTTTACGCTTTCCTATAGGCTTGACTTTACTTTTATTCTTGCCCTCATAGGCTATATTGCTCTTAATGTTTTATATTCCGTCATATTAAAGCACCTCGTTATAATCGATATTATGAGCATTGCTGCGGGATTTATGCTGAGAGTGCTGGCAGGAGCATATGTGATATCAGTCTATGTTTCAAGCTGGCTTATACTAACGACACTTTTTATATCACTCTTCCTTGCAATTATGAAACGCCGCTCCGAGCTCGGATTGAACCCGTTGGAAGGGGGAAGTACAAGGAAAGTCTTGTCTGAATACTCTATCAGCTTTACAGAACAGATGGCAACAATTTCTGCTGCCGGAGTCATAATCTGCTACGCCCTTTATTCTGTATCTGAAAGAACTATAAGCTACCTTCACAGCGAGAACCTCGTCTATACGACGATTTTTGTTGTTTTCGGGATCTTCAGATTTATGTATCTTGTTTATAAGAAAAGCAAGGGGGAAAACGCAACAGAAGTAATGATGACCGACATCCCTATGATTGTAAACATAATCCTTTACGTCTTAACGGCAATTTATATAGTTTATTTTTAA